One region of Pygocentrus nattereri isolate fPygNat1 chromosome 14, fPygNat1.pri, whole genome shotgun sequence genomic DNA includes:
- the hcrt gene encoding orexin — translation MTGAHIKPNGAVRHMTISTAKVLLFLVLFAQVMHASEGMAGCCERRPRACGLYGLLCHTGASNSTDVKSVRVSSDAAAGILTLGKRKAAESRYQDRLQHLLHGTRNQAAGILTMGRRNEEGEGRPPLHDRETVHSPVKLDLERPLEYLMQQSEAVFLCDVL, via the exons ATGACAGGTGCCCACATCAAGCCCAACGGCGCAGTCAGGCACATGACCATCTCCACAGCCAAG GTGTTGCTGTTCCTCGTGCTGTTTGCGCAGGTGATGCATGCGTCTGAAGGCATGGCTGGCTGCTGTGAGCGGAGGCCTCGTGCCTGCGGCCTGTACGGGCTGCTTTGCCACACGGGAGCCAGTAACTCCACAGATGTCAAATCGGTGCGCGTGAGCAGTGACGCTGCAGCAGGCATCCTCACACTGGGGAAACGGAAAGCTGCTGAGAGCCGCTACCAAGACCGCCTACAGCACCTGCTGCACGGCACACGCAACCAGGCAGCGGGCATCCTCACCATGGGCCGGAGAAACGAAGAGGGCGAAGGGCGCCCTCCCTTACACGACCGTGAGACCGTCCACTCGCCTGTTAAACTCGACCTGGAGAGACCATTGGAGTATCTGATGCAGCAGTCTGAG GCTGTGTTCTTATGTGATGTTCTGTGA